Proteins encoded in a region of the Paucibacter sediminis genome:
- a CDS encoding VOC family protein → MFDHVVFGVSDYAAARDFFIKALEPLGVAVVSEGPLGVELCRPNSQSSLCIRRVEEKATHLHLAFTAENRKQVQDFYRAALEAGGKDNGAPGLRPQYHANYYAAFVTGPDGHNIEAVCHEPEA, encoded by the coding sequence ATGTTTGATCACGTCGTATTTGGCGTCAGCGACTACGCGGCAGCTCGGGATTTCTTCATCAAGGCGCTCGAACCGCTGGGTGTAGCTGTTGTCTCGGAGGGACCGCTCGGCGTCGAGCTTTGCCGCCCGAATAGTCAATCCTCTTTGTGCATTCGCCGAGTGGAGGAAAAGGCAACGCATCTCCATTTGGCCTTCACTGCCGAGAATCGCAAGCAGGTCCAAGATTTCTACCGCGCCGCTCTTGAGGCAGGAGGCAAAGACAATGGTGCGCCTGGTCTTCGCCCGCAATACCACGCAAACTACTACGCGGCCTTCGTCACGGGCCCTGACGGGCACAACATCGAGGCGGTTTGCCATGAGCCCGAGGCCTAG
- a CDS encoding VOC family protein, giving the protein MINQVFLTLPVADLQRSVAFFKALGFAHNPQFSDDTAACMVINDTLSVMLGTHAKFREFTPKAVCDTSQAVEVLISLSCDSRERVDELVSKALAAGGTTYDKPEDFGFMYTHSFLDLDGHGWGLLHMSAQPAP; this is encoded by the coding sequence ATGATCAACCAAGTTTTCCTGACCCTCCCTGTCGCCGACCTCCAGCGATCCGTCGCGTTCTTCAAGGCGCTTGGCTTTGCCCACAACCCGCAGTTCAGCGACGACACGGCAGCATGCATGGTCATCAACGACACGCTGTCTGTCATGTTGGGCACGCATGCAAAGTTTCGCGAGTTCACACCCAAGGCCGTTTGCGACACCAGCCAGGCCGTCGAGGTACTGATCTCGCTCAGCTGCGACAGTCGCGAACGGGTGGATGAGCTGGTCTCGAAGGCGCTTGCTGCGGGCGGCACGACCTACGACAAGCCGGAGGACTTCGGGTTCATGTACACGCACAGCTTCCTGGACCTGGACGGACATGGGTGGGGCTTGCTGCACATGAGCGCACAGCCTGCGCCATAG
- a CDS encoding YciI family protein, with amino-acid sequence MAKYLISFPSKAMVVPEGELEAVGRAARAVIDEAKAAGVYVFAGGIDEAVPPALVAADGRVAAGGYPWAPTLDGGFTVLELLSREQAVAWAARIAKACRCDQELRVFGFDPRS; translated from the coding sequence ATGGCCAAGTACCTCATCTCCTTCCCCAGCAAGGCCATGGTCGTTCCGGAAGGCGAGTTGGAAGCGGTTGGCCGCGCCGCGCGCGCCGTGATTGACGAGGCCAAGGCCGCCGGTGTCTACGTCTTCGCCGGCGGGATAGACGAGGCCGTGCCACCGGCGCTCGTCGCGGCGGATGGCAGGGTGGCCGCGGGCGGCTACCCCTGGGCGCCGACGCTGGACGGCGGGTTCACCGTGCTTGAACTGCTGTCGCGCGAGCAAGCCGTGGCGTGGGCCGCGCGCATTGCAAAGGCCTGCCGTTGCGATCAGGAGTTGCGCGTCTTCGGATTCGATCCGCGGTCATGA
- a CDS encoding dihydrofolate reductase family protein — protein sequence MKTQFYTASSLDGFIATEDDSLDWLFPLGDINETSYPAFIAEVGALAMGSATYEWMLRHAQTVAAETGSAWPYTQPTWVFSSRTLPSIPGATLHFVRGNVRPVHSAMRAAAGDKNIWIVGGGDLAGQFHDAGLLDEVIVQIGSVTLGQGKPLFPRRLTSPPLRLDSVRQIGTGFAELRYLVPKGPAASAA from the coding sequence ATGAAAACTCAGTTCTATACGGCATCGAGCCTCGACGGCTTCATCGCAACCGAAGATGACTCGCTAGATTGGCTCTTCCCGCTCGGTGACATCAACGAGACGAGCTATCCGGCCTTCATCGCCGAGGTCGGCGCATTGGCGATGGGCTCCGCAACATACGAATGGATGCTGCGGCACGCGCAGACGGTCGCCGCCGAGACCGGTTCCGCCTGGCCGTACACCCAGCCCACATGGGTCTTCTCAAGCCGAACCCTGCCCTCGATCCCGGGGGCGACGCTGCACTTCGTGCGAGGCAACGTCAGGCCGGTGCATTCGGCCATGCGCGCGGCTGCCGGAGACAAGAATATTTGGATCGTTGGCGGCGGAGATCTCGCTGGCCAGTTCCACGACGCCGGCCTGCTGGATGAAGTCATCGTTCAGATCGGGTCAGTCACCCTGGGCCAAGGCAAGCCGCTGTTCCCGCGTCGCCTTACCAGCCCGCCGCTACGGCTTGATTCGGTCAGGCAGATCGGCACGGGGTTCGCCGAGTTGCGCTATCTCGTCCCCAAGGGTCCGGCCGCAAGTGCCGCTTAG
- a CDS encoding dihydrofolate reductase family protein has translation MRKLKIIEHISLDSVIQHSADDGDGFPYSDWTAPYRSPAGRDAMLAAYGQRFDLLLGRRTYDIWSGFWPQAPSSPMADGLNAATKFVATHRPESLAWGPFEALGPDIVDGVRRIKAQGGPDLIVSGSASLSSTLLEHGLADEVLLAVYPVLLGRGKRLMAEGSPARKLELLATQAFPSGIVLTSYKAAGPLQAG, from the coding sequence ATGCGCAAGCTCAAGATCATCGAACACATCTCGCTGGACAGCGTGATCCAGCATTCCGCGGATGACGGCGACGGTTTCCCCTACAGCGACTGGACCGCGCCCTACCGCTCCCCGGCGGGCCGGGATGCGATGCTGGCGGCCTATGGCCAGCGTTTCGATTTGCTGCTGGGCCGGCGCACCTACGACATCTGGTCGGGCTTCTGGCCCCAGGCGCCGAGCAGTCCGATGGCCGACGGCCTCAACGCGGCCACCAAATTCGTCGCCACCCATCGCCCGGAAAGCCTGGCCTGGGGCCCGTTCGAGGCCCTGGGGCCGGACATCGTGGATGGTGTGCGCCGCATCAAGGCCCAAGGCGGCCCGGACCTGATCGTCTCGGGCAGTGCCTCGCTGAGCTCGACGCTGCTCGAGCATGGGCTGGCGGACGAAGTCCTGCTGGCCGTCTACCCGGTGCTGCTGGGCCGGGGCAAGCGCCTCATGGCGGAGGGAAGCCCGGCGCGCAAGCTCGAACTGCTCGCCACCCAGGCATTCCCGTCCGGCATCGTGCTCACGAGCTACAAGGCCGCCGGGCCCTTGCAGGCCGGCTAG
- a CDS encoding sulfate ABC transporter substrate-binding protein, translating into MSLRSNRRTTLLSLLAALAAAPYTHAWASDGSNALLNVSYDVSRELYKQVNPAFAAAWKAKTGQALTLNQSHGGSSKQIGAVIGGLEADVVTMNQATDVDALAEKGYTTADWRSRFPNNAAPYSSTILFLVRKGNPKGIKDWADLARPGVGVIIPNPKVTGNGRYSYLAAWGSVIAKGGSEAQAKELVGKIFANVPVLDGGGRGATTTFTQRSIGDVLLTFESEAELIENEFGKGLFEVVNPSVSIDAEAPVAIVDKVVAKKGTAAVAKAYLDFLYTPEAQELIARNNFRPRDAAVFKRHAQRFADIKLFGVDQLLGGWAKVNKVHFADGGTYDQIQAAIKR; encoded by the coding sequence ATGTCCCTGCGCTCGAACCGCCGTACCACCCTGCTGTCGCTGCTCGCGGCCCTGGCCGCCGCGCCCTACACGCACGCTTGGGCCAGCGATGGTAGCAATGCCTTGTTGAACGTCTCCTACGACGTCTCGCGCGAGCTCTACAAGCAGGTCAATCCGGCCTTTGCCGCCGCCTGGAAGGCCAAGACCGGCCAGGCCCTGACGCTCAACCAGTCGCATGGCGGCTCCAGCAAGCAGATCGGGGCGGTGATAGGCGGCCTGGAGGCCGATGTGGTGACCATGAACCAGGCCACCGATGTCGACGCCCTGGCCGAGAAGGGCTACACCACGGCCGACTGGCGATCGCGCTTTCCCAACAACGCCGCGCCCTACAGCTCCACCATCCTGTTCCTGGTGCGCAAGGGCAACCCCAAGGGCATCAAGGACTGGGCCGATCTGGCCAGGCCCGGCGTGGGCGTGATCATCCCCAACCCCAAGGTCACCGGCAATGGCCGCTACAGCTATCTGGCGGCCTGGGGCAGCGTGATCGCCAAGGGCGGCAGCGAGGCGCAGGCCAAGGAGCTGGTGGGCAAGATCTTCGCCAACGTGCCGGTGCTGGACGGCGGCGGCCGCGGCGCCACCACCACCTTCACGCAGCGCAGCATCGGCGACGTGCTGCTGACCTTCGAGAGCGAGGCCGAGCTGATCGAGAACGAGTTCGGCAAGGGCTTGTTCGAGGTGGTGAACCCGAGCGTGTCGATCGACGCCGAGGCCCCGGTGGCCATCGTCGACAAGGTGGTGGCCAAGAAGGGCACGGCCGCCGTGGCCAAGGCCTATCTGGACTTTCTCTACACGCCCGAGGCCCAGGAGCTGATCGCCCGCAACAACTTCCGCCCGCGCGACGCCGCGGTCTTCAAGCGCCATGCCCAGCGCTTCGCCGACATCAAGCTGTTCGGCGTCGACCAGCTGCTGGGCGGCTGGGCCAAGGTCAACAAGGTGCACTTTGCCGATGGCGGCACCTACGACCAGATTCAAGCGGCCATCAAGCGCTGA
- the cysT gene encoding sulfate ABC transporter permease subunit CysT, translated as MSSAVLDAPLGAPIKTRRPRRVLPGFGPTMGFTLFYLSLLVLIPLSAVFIKSAGHGLDAFWAAATAPRVIASYKLSFGASLLAAFINLLFGLILAWSLVRYEFPGKKIVDALIDLPFALPTAVAGIALTALYAGNGWLGRLLEPWGVKVAFTPLGILVALIFIGLPFIVRTVQPVLEDMETELEEAAASLGAHRWQTFRLVVLPTLTPALLTGFALAFARAVGEYGSVIFIAGNLPMVSEITPLMIISKLEQYDYVGATAIAAVMLVFSFALLLLINGLQAWSSRRNGEGARK; from the coding sequence ATGAGTTCCGCCGTACTGGACGCGCCCCTGGGCGCTCCCATCAAGACCCGCAGGCCGCGCCGTGTGCTGCCCGGTTTCGGGCCCACCATGGGCTTCACGCTGTTCTATCTCTCGCTGCTGGTGCTGATCCCGCTCTCGGCGGTGTTCATCAAATCGGCCGGCCATGGCCTGGACGCCTTCTGGGCCGCGGCCACGGCGCCACGCGTGATCGCCTCCTACAAGCTCAGCTTCGGCGCCTCGCTGCTGGCCGCCTTCATCAACCTGCTGTTCGGGCTGATTCTGGCCTGGAGCCTGGTGCGCTATGAGTTCCCCGGCAAGAAGATCGTCGACGCCCTCATCGACCTGCCCTTCGCCCTGCCCACCGCGGTGGCCGGCATCGCCCTCACCGCGCTCTATGCCGGCAATGGCTGGCTGGGCCGGCTGCTGGAGCCCTGGGGCGTGAAGGTGGCGTTCACGCCGCTGGGCATCCTGGTGGCGCTGATCTTCATCGGCCTGCCCTTCATCGTGCGCACCGTGCAGCCGGTGCTGGAGGACATGGAGACCGAGCTGGAAGAGGCCGCGGCCTCGCTGGGTGCGCACCGCTGGCAGACCTTCCGCCTGGTGGTGCTGCCCACCCTCACGCCGGCCCTGCTGACCGGTTTTGCGCTGGCCTTTGCGCGCGCGGTGGGCGAATACGGCTCGGTGATCTTCATCGCCGGCAACCTGCCGATGGTGAGCGAGATCACGCCGCTGATGATCATCTCCAAGCTGGAGCAATACGACTACGTGGGCGCCACCGCGATTGCCGCGGTGATGCTGGTGTTCAGCTTCGCGCTGCTGCTGCTCATCAACGGCCTGCAGGCCTGGAGTTCGCGCCGCAATGGCGAAGGGGCGCGCAAATGA
- the cysW gene encoding sulfate ABC transporter permease subunit CysW, translated as MSGAASTFSLGVPQAGSGGRYQRNPATREAPWVRFTLLTLGLAFFALFLVMPLVAVFHEALRKGWELYFASLVEADAVSAIKLTLIAALVSVPLNLVFGVSAAWAIAKHDFRGKQLLITLIDLPFSVSPVVAGLVYVLLFGAQGWFGPWLQAHDLKIIFAVPGIVLATVFVTFPFVARELIPLMQAQGRDEEEAATVLGASGWKTFWLVTLPNVKWGLLYGVILCNARAMGEFGAVSVVSGHIRGQTNTLPLHVEILYNEYQFAAAFAVASLLALLALVTLVLKQFVEWNAHRTLKEATP; from the coding sequence ATGAGCGGCGCCGCATCTACCTTCTCCCTGGGCGTGCCGCAAGCCGGCAGCGGCGGCCGCTACCAGCGCAACCCCGCCACGCGCGAGGCGCCCTGGGTGCGCTTCACCCTGCTGACCCTGGGCCTGGCCTTCTTCGCGCTCTTCCTCGTCATGCCCCTGGTGGCGGTGTTCCACGAGGCGCTGCGCAAGGGCTGGGAGCTCTACTTCGCCTCGCTGGTGGAGGCCGATGCGGTCTCGGCCATCAAGCTGACCCTGATCGCCGCCCTGGTCTCGGTGCCGCTGAACCTGGTGTTCGGCGTGAGCGCGGCCTGGGCGATTGCCAAGCACGACTTCCGCGGCAAGCAGCTGCTCATCACCCTGATCGACCTGCCCTTCTCGGTCTCGCCGGTGGTGGCGGGCCTGGTCTATGTGCTGCTGTTCGGCGCCCAGGGCTGGTTCGGCCCCTGGCTGCAGGCGCATGACCTGAAGATCATCTTCGCCGTGCCCGGCATCGTGCTGGCCACCGTGTTCGTGACCTTCCCCTTCGTGGCGCGCGAGCTGATCCCGCTGATGCAGGCCCAGGGCCGCGACGAAGAAGAGGCCGCCACCGTGCTGGGCGCCAGCGGCTGGAAGACCTTCTGGCTGGTGACCCTGCCCAACGTGAAGTGGGGCCTGCTCTATGGCGTGATCCTGTGCAATGCGCGCGCCATGGGCGAGTTCGGCGCGGTCTCGGTGGTCTCGGGCCATATCCGCGGCCAGACCAACACCCTGCCCCTGCATGTGGAGATCCTCTACAACGAGTACCAGTTCGCCGCCGCCTTCGCGGTGGCCTCGCTGCTGGCCCTGCTGGCCCTGGTGACCCTCGTTCTCAAACAGTTCGTCGAGTGGAACGCCCACCGCACCCTGAAAGAAGCAACGCCATGA